From one Luteipulveratus mongoliensis genomic stretch:
- a CDS encoding DUF202 domain-containing protein, protein MTGSGHAIPDRGMQAERTALAWRRTSLSVAVASLGALRVGAVAGAPIALVVGGFGLLWSAALGLSARTRGRDALARMRAAAGTTCADCPPAAPLDGAQGVHIAAAAAGAVICGLGCLAVVLLL, encoded by the coding sequence GTGACCGGCTCCGGGCACGCCATCCCCGACCGAGGGATGCAGGCGGAGCGTACGGCCCTCGCGTGGCGGCGTACGTCTCTCTCCGTGGCCGTCGCCTCCTTGGGCGCGCTGCGGGTCGGCGCGGTCGCGGGTGCGCCAATCGCATTGGTAGTCGGAGGTTTTGGGCTCCTCTGGTCCGCGGCGCTGGGGCTCAGTGCTCGAACTCGTGGGCGCGACGCGTTGGCCCGGATGCGTGCAGCGGCGGGTACGACGTGTGCCGACTGTCCGCCCGCGGCGCCACTCGACGGCGCCCAAGGAGTGCACATCGCCGCGGCTGCCGCCGGGGCAGTCATCTGCGGCCTCGGCTGCCTAGCCGTCGTCCTCCTCCTCTGA
- a CDS encoding YidH family protein, whose product MQQRRVPGGVFEVGEEPDPRFSLANERTFLAWIRTALALMAAGVAIEAVELDIEPHLRATASVILVLSGIGSALLAWFGWAGSERAMRAGQPLPSSMFKPLLAGAVALAGLLLGLGALIS is encoded by the coding sequence GTGCAGCAGCGACGCGTGCCCGGCGGAGTGTTCGAGGTCGGTGAGGAGCCGGACCCGCGGTTCAGCCTCGCCAACGAGCGGACCTTCCTCGCCTGGATCCGCACGGCGCTCGCCCTGATGGCGGCCGGTGTCGCGATCGAGGCGGTCGAGCTCGACATCGAGCCTCACCTGCGCGCGACGGCTTCGGTCATCCTCGTGCTCTCGGGTATCGGTTCGGCTCTGCTGGCATGGTTCGGCTGGGCCGGCTCGGAGCGGGCGATGCGCGCGGGTCAGCCGTTGCCGTCGTCAATGTTCAAGCCGTTGCTCGCGGGGGCCGTCGCGCTCGCGGGTCTGCTGCTCGGGCTGGGCGCCTTGATCTCGTGA
- a CDS encoding GNAT family N-acetyltransferase produces MSTAEGQLRIVPANEADWSDLEAIFGTSAQPARCWCRRFKLQPGESFGNTPAEVRADHLRQQTACGDPDAPVTSGIVAYLDDEPVGWCAVEPRPEYDGLVRVFRVPWDGRDEDKSDAGIWAITCLLVRRGHRRRGVSRAMAAAAVDFARERGARALEAYPITTTAVIQDELLVGTVPTFANAGLAVVHQPSKRRVVMRIDF; encoded by the coding sequence ATGAGCACTGCTGAGGGTCAGCTGCGGATCGTGCCGGCGAACGAGGCCGACTGGTCCGACCTCGAGGCCATCTTCGGCACCAGCGCCCAGCCCGCCCGGTGCTGGTGCCGGCGCTTCAAGCTGCAGCCCGGCGAGTCCTTCGGTAACACGCCGGCCGAGGTTCGAGCCGACCACCTACGGCAGCAGACCGCCTGCGGTGACCCGGATGCACCGGTCACGTCCGGGATCGTCGCCTACCTCGACGACGAGCCCGTCGGATGGTGCGCGGTCGAGCCACGTCCGGAGTACGACGGCCTGGTCAGAGTGTTCCGCGTGCCGTGGGATGGTCGTGACGAGGACAAGTCCGATGCCGGCATCTGGGCAATCACCTGCCTGCTCGTACGCCGAGGTCACCGCCGCCGCGGTGTGAGCCGGGCGATGGCGGCGGCCGCGGTCGACTTCGCTCGTGAGCGTGGCGCGCGGGCGTTGGAGGCGTACCCGATCACCACGACCGCCGTCATCCAGGATGAGCTGCTCGTCGGCACGGTGCCGACGTTCGCCAATGCTGGACTGGCCGTCGTCCACCAGCCGAGCAAGCGGCGCGTGGTCATGCGAATCGACTTCTGA
- a CDS encoding dihydrofolate reductase family protein has translation MTTAPRLVADLSVSLDGVAAGHDQSREHPFGPKVGERLHTWMFEHAEDNADEVAAITDAGAHIMGRNMFGPDRGDWDLSWKGWWGDDPPYHSLVFVLGHRPREPLEMEGGTTYIFVTDGIESALEQARAAAGDRDVAITGGATTVNEYLAAGLLDELRLHIAPFTIGEGVRVFGDVPDVRLVPVASRTTPHVTHVTWGRPPLVE, from the coding sequence ATGACCACTGCGCCTCGTCTTGTCGCTGACCTGTCCGTGTCGCTCGACGGCGTGGCCGCCGGGCACGACCAGTCGCGGGAGCATCCGTTCGGTCCGAAGGTCGGGGAGCGGCTGCACACCTGGATGTTCGAGCACGCCGAGGACAACGCCGACGAGGTCGCAGCGATCACCGATGCGGGCGCGCACATCATGGGACGCAACATGTTCGGGCCTGATCGTGGCGACTGGGACCTGAGCTGGAAGGGCTGGTGGGGCGACGACCCGCCTTACCACTCACTGGTTTTCGTGCTCGGCCATCGCCCACGCGAACCGCTGGAGATGGAGGGCGGCACGACGTACATCTTCGTCACCGACGGCATCGAGTCCGCGCTGGAGCAGGCGCGCGCGGCCGCCGGCGATCGCGACGTGGCGATCACGGGCGGCGCGACGACGGTCAACGAATACCTCGCCGCCGGGTTGCTCGACGAGCTGCGGTTGCACATCGCACCGTTCACGATCGGTGAGGGCGTCCGCGTCTTCGGCGACGTGCCCGACGTGCGGCTCGTGCCCGTCGCGAGTCGTACGACCCCGCACGTCACCCACGTGACCTGGGGTCGTCCACCGCTGGTCGAGTAG
- a CDS encoding mechanosensitive ion channel, producing MSTNDFDWSGMTVKVVSAVVILIVTWILAKVVKNLLSKVLQKVSFLNRQTDGETLAASLGSIGSLVIWLFGLVAVLNVFKLNEAVTPIQGMLDDVLGAIPNILAAGLIFFIGFVLAKIVRDLVVTALQAANVDRFADKLNQKASAEVAGVSGDVAQGTDGASRVGDTSTGGAGQLRISTLVGQILFVVVLAVVSISAFDALGIKAISEPATDMLTKILDAIPAILGAAILLTIGVVIARIVGNLLESVLRGFGVQRAVEGLGVEAGGRDVAAIGAKVAQVAIVLFFAIAATKMLNFPEITNILNTVLALGGKVLFGAVVIVVGVFIANLLAKTIGTGQTAQIVRYGTIALFVAMGLKYMGLADSIVNLAFGAIVVGGAAAAALAFGLGGRDAAARQLQKLQDGKSS from the coding sequence GTGAGTACCAATGACTTCGACTGGTCAGGCATGACCGTCAAAGTTGTGTCCGCCGTCGTCATCCTGATCGTCACCTGGATCCTGGCCAAGGTCGTCAAGAACCTCCTCAGCAAGGTCCTGCAGAAGGTGTCCTTCCTCAATCGTCAGACCGACGGCGAGACCCTCGCAGCATCGCTTGGGTCGATCGGCTCCCTCGTCATCTGGCTGTTCGGGCTCGTCGCCGTGCTCAACGTGTTCAAGCTGAACGAAGCCGTCACGCCGATCCAGGGCATGCTCGACGACGTCCTCGGCGCGATCCCGAACATCCTGGCCGCCGGCCTGATCTTCTTCATCGGCTTCGTGCTCGCCAAGATCGTCCGCGACCTCGTCGTCACGGCGTTGCAAGCAGCCAACGTGGACCGGTTCGCCGACAAGCTCAACCAGAAGGCGTCCGCTGAGGTCGCCGGTGTGAGCGGCGATGTGGCCCAGGGCACGGACGGTGCAAGCCGCGTCGGTGACACCTCGACGGGTGGTGCGGGCCAGCTGCGCATCTCGACCCTCGTCGGTCAGATCCTGTTCGTCGTCGTCCTCGCAGTCGTGTCCATCTCGGCGTTCGATGCCCTTGGTATCAAAGCGATCTCGGAGCCGGCTACCGACATGCTGACCAAGATCCTGGATGCCATCCCGGCCATCCTCGGTGCGGCAATCCTGCTGACGATCGGTGTGGTCATCGCCCGCATCGTCGGCAACCTGCTGGAGTCGGTGCTGCGCGGCTTCGGTGTGCAGCGCGCCGTCGAGGGCCTCGGCGTCGAGGCCGGCGGCCGCGACGTCGCGGCCATCGGTGCGAAGGTCGCCCAGGTCGCCATCGTGCTGTTCTTCGCGATCGCCGCGACGAAGATGCTCAACTTCCCCGAGATCACCAACATCCTCAACACGGTGCTGGCACTCGGCGGCAAGGTGCTCTTCGGCGCAGTCGTCATCGTGGTCGGCGTCTTCATCGCCAACCTGCTGGCCAAGACGATCGGCACCGGTCAGACGGCGCAGATCGTGCGCTACGGCACCATCGCGCTGTTCGTCGCGATGGGTCTGAAGTACATGGGCCTGGCGGACTCGATCGTCAACCTCGCGTTCGGTGCGATCGTCGTCGGTGGCGCAGCCGCTGCGGCGCTCGCCTTCGGGCTCGGTGGCCGCGACGCGGCTGCCCGTCAGCTCCAGAAGCTGCAGGACGGCAAGTCCAGCTGA
- a CDS encoding DJ-1/PfpI family protein, which yields MTTVVIPLYDRFTALDVVGPYQMLACTPGVEVVFAAAEAGPVWDDLHLLQLQAVSLSEAPAPDVIVVPGGPGTIDNLTGRIPAWLNEVHPHARWTTSVCSGSIVLAAAGLLKGLRATTHYRHLKALEMFGATPTEERVVEELDSRIITAAGVSSGIDMALRLVELIADRRIAQAVQLWTEYDPQPPFDSGSPAKATEDVRDLAAAYELAARQRPA from the coding sequence GGCCCTACCAGATGCTGGCCTGCACGCCGGGTGTCGAGGTCGTGTTCGCGGCCGCTGAGGCTGGCCCGGTCTGGGACGACCTGCACCTGCTCCAGCTCCAGGCCGTCAGCCTGTCCGAGGCGCCGGCGCCCGATGTCATCGTCGTGCCCGGCGGTCCCGGCACCATCGACAACCTGACGGGCCGGATTCCGGCCTGGCTCAACGAAGTTCATCCGCACGCCCGCTGGACGACCTCCGTCTGCTCCGGCTCGATCGTGCTGGCTGCTGCCGGTCTGCTGAAGGGCCTCCGGGCGACCACGCACTACCGGCACCTCAAGGCACTGGAGATGTTCGGAGCCACGCCGACCGAGGAACGCGTCGTGGAGGAGCTCGACTCGCGCATCATCACCGCTGCCGGTGTGTCCAGCGGGATCGACATGGCCCTGCGCCTCGTCGAGCTGATCGCCGACCGACGCATCGCGCAAGCCGTGCAGCTCTGGACGGAGTACGACCCCCAGCCACCCTTCGACTCCGGGTCGCCGGCCAAGGCGACCGAGGACGTACGAGACCTGGCCGCGGCGTACGAGCTCGCCGCCCGTCAGCGGCCCGCATAA